The Thiorhodovibrio frisius genome segment TCGCACGGTCGATTCGGTGGATCGGGCTCTCGCACTGCTCGGACGCGAGCAAGTACGCCGCCTGGTGATTACCGGTGCTGTCACTGGGGCGGCCGACCGTCTGCCGGAGCAGCACCTGTTGCCATTGGAATTTTTTTGGCGTCATTCGGCCTACTGCGCGGTGATTGCCCGCCTGCTGGCGGAAGAGACCCATCGGCCGCTTGATGGTGTTGTTTTTCTTGGCGGTTTACTGCATGACTTGGGTCAGCTAGTGCTGTTTTCGCAAGCGCCGGAAGAAACTCAGCGCGCCTTCCTAAACAGCTTAAGCGCGCCTCAGGCAATTAGCCCCCAGACCGCCGAGCATGATCAGTTGGGATTCGATCATGCCGAGCTTGGCGGCGCCTTGGCCGAATGCTGGGGTTTGCCGCCAGTGTTGTGTGATATTTTGCGCTACCACCATGACCCGGCTGCAGCACCCGAGGGCTCTCGCGAAGCTGTCGCCCTGGTGCATATCGCCAACACAGGTGCCCATCTTGCCGAGCTCGATTCGCGCGACTGGTCCGACGCGCCGCCGATCGATCCAAGCGTATGGCCGCTTTTGGGGATCGCAGCGGATGCCCTGTTGCCTGTCATTGAGCAGGCTCAGTACCAGGTTATCTCGGTCGAGGCTCTGCATGACCCCGAGTTGGCTGATTAACCCGCCCGGCCAATCAGTCCGGTTAATCATTACGGTTAATGGTAATCATCCCCCGTAGATAGAGACTTTCAGCCAGGCCAGAAGGCAGCGCGTCGGCTTTTTGACGCTAACCGTCATGGTCCAGGCGTGAGTCGCTGAGCCGGCCGGCCTGGAATGTTACCGAAACAACAAGCTTTATTCTGCGGGGTGGCTGGAACCCTGGGCGTTCGTGGCGGATTGTTCCAGCGGGCGCCCCGCGAGCAGACTGGCCTCGAAGTTGGTCAGCACGCTAAATTCCACTCGCCGGGAGGCCTCGGCATCTTCTACGCCCCGGTCATCGCGCACCAAGCGTGAGGATGACAGACCCACCGCCGCAACGCGAGCGCGAAACCACTGCGCCTGCTGCACCGCATCAAGCCCATAGGCATAGCGCAGCACCTCCTGGGTGCGCTGCTGGCTTAGAGCCATATTGGCAAAATAGGCATCGAGCGGACTGCTATCTGGTCCCCATTCGCTCGAGGTATGTCCCTCGATGCGAATTTCACGAATGACTTCGCGGAAAGGCTCAAGCTGGCGGACATAGCGCGGCAAGAAGTCTTGCAGAATGGCCTCGAACTCAGGCTTGATGCGCGCCGAGTTGCTGTCGAACAGCACCTCAGGTTCGCGAAAGCGCAGCGTCAGGGTTGGGCGGTCGAACTCGGCATTCCAGCGCGGCAGATCGGCGCGGAATTCCTCTTCCAGTGACAGATAAATTGCCTGGCGTAGCTCGGCTGCGGTGACCCGTACCTCGGTCTCCACCTGATGACTGCGCTCAAGTTGCACCATGTGCAACAGCGCCAGGAACAAAAAAATCATCATCAGCGAGGCCATCAGGTCCGAGACCACCAGCCAGTGGCTGTCGCCGTCGGGTTCGACCGCCATTGCGCTGCGATTGGAAAGGCTGATGACACTCATTGTTTTTCACCCAGTGGAATGCCCTGGAAGTCAGGGTTGTTGTGACGGCCGGGGCGATGTGCCGGCGGCGGCTCAATGAAGGCGTGTCCTGCGTGTTGCGCGGCGAGCACGGCAGTTTCGATGCTCTCGAGCATGGCTGTGAGCCGTTTGTCCATAGCCGGGAAGGCGTCCTGGGCTTTGTCGCGCAATTCCGCGATGGCGCCGAGCAGGGCTTCAAGCTCCATGGTTTCGCGTCTCAGGCTGGACAGCGTGCTTTGCTGGTCCGCGACATGCTGGGAAATCTGCAACGCCTGCTGGGTGAGCGACTTTAGGCTGGCCTCGGATTTGGCGACGCCGGCGGTGGCGCGCTCGAGTTGACTGCCAAGGCTTTCCATCTGCTGGCGATACTGGTCCTGCCATTCCAGCAACTTGCCCACGGCCCCGTCGAGGCGGCGGAAGTTCTCGCCAAACTGCACGCCAAGCTTGTCGTTGAAGTCGCGAATGACTTCTTCGAGCGCGGCGACCAGTTGGCGCGAGCCCAGTTCGCTCAACTGCGCGGCAAAATTGTCCATGCCCTTCATCAGACGTTGGTGATGCGTTTCCATGGTCTGATTCAGGTGTTGATCGAAGCTTTTCAGTCCGTTGTTGAGCGCCTGGGTGGCGGCGAGTTGGGCTTCGGCCAGTTCAAGTTGGCGCCGGTCGTCCTTCTGTCCGGGTTGTGCCCGCGTGCCATTGTTCCCGGCGGCTGATCCGGCGCTCAGCACCTGCACGAAGCGCAGCACGGCGCTGAGCGCAATGCCGACAATACTGGTGATGAATGCGAGCTTGAGTCCTTCGAGCAGCGTTGGAATGCTGTATTCAACCTGTGTGACGTCGAATTGCAGCAGCCCGATGGCAATGCCGAGAAAGGTGCCAAGGATGCCAAGCGTGGTCAGCAGGGTTGGTGTGCTCAGCGCGAAGGCGCTGGTACGGCCGCGCGCCGTGGTGATCAGTGCGGCGGCAAACATCGCGAGCAGCAGCAGTGTGAAGACGCCGATCACCACAATGGGATCGAGCTGGTTGAGGGTCGTGATTAGACCAAGGGCAATGGAATCAAACATAATAAACCTGCTCTGGTGCCAGTGAGATGCAGCGACAAGACCAGGCATCCGCAACACCGGCGCGCGGGGCTGTGCATGCGACCTTTCGCGTTCTGACAGGTGTTAAGCAGGTTCAGTGCCAATAGGAAAAAAGATCATTATAACAGAGTGTTGGAGAGCTTTAATTATACTGTTAGCAGCGCAAATACGCGAGTGCGGGAGCGACTGTCGAGACTTTGACGTTTGTCTCGTTGCTGGAATTCGCCGGCCGCCCGTTTTGGTGCGATAAGCTTGAATCGAGACTGCGTTGGCAACGCGCCTGCTGATGAATCAGTGGCTCTGGGCTATAATTGAAGTAACAGAGCATCACAAGCATGGGAGGGCCTCACAATGATCGATGCGCCCATTTATGTACCCTTAGTTCCAACTGGCCGTCCAACGGGCTCAGAGCGCCTCGGGCTCGGCCAGGTCGCCGTGCGTCCAGAAACTGCCCGCGCCCTGAATGCGCCCGATGAGGGCAGTGCAAAACCGCCCTTCTCCGAACGACAGGCCGCTTTCGACTCAAGCTTCGCTCAGGAGCAGCCGGGTGCCGCCGCGCAAGGCCTCCCGAGTATTGCCGAGCTTGGTGCTCGCGCTCGGGTCGCTGCCAGTGGTCAATCAGGTGGTCAATCAGGTGGTCAATCAGGTGGTCAATCAGGCGGTCAATCAGGCGGTCAATCAGGCGCTGAAGCAGTCCAATCTCCCACCTTCTCCCTAGCCAGTCGCAGCGACGAGGAAACGGCCATCGCCAGCAGCGCAATGCGCCAGCGCGTTGAGGTGGCCGTGCGGATCGCGCTCCCGTCCGAAGAACCCAGCAGACAGTTAAATATCTTGGTCTGATACCTGCCACAAGGCGCGATCACTCGCCTTGGCCAAACGCTAGCTCCCGTCCAGTCCCCAGCCCAGTTCGGCACCCCAGCTCGTAGCCAGGCCCGAGCGGCCTTTTTGGCGCTGTCCGCATTGCGCATGAAATCAGGGTTCTGCTTGCGTGCGAGAGCTGATTGAGGATTCGCGCCAATCTTTTGTTTCGCCCGCACGCCAGAATGCGCTAAATTGCGCATCGTATTGCAAGTTGTGTCAAGGGGGATGTGTGGACCAGCGGACTCTCGATCTGGAATTCCGAACCCAGCGCAGCGCGATCGGGCGCGTCGTTCTGAAGCCTGAGAATGACTGTCTGATCGGTAGCGGGCAGGATGCCAGTCTGCGGCTGTTCGATGATTCGGTCGCTGACCGGCATGCTCGCCTGTTCTGGCGCGAAGAGGGTCTCTTTGTCGAACCGCTCCAGGGTGCATCTGTGCGGGTTAACGGAGATGCGATCACCTCGGCCGTCCCGGTTGGGCATGGCGATTGGCTGATGTTGGGCGCAATTTCCGTGCAAATCTCCTGTCCGCAAATTGAGGCTGGTGCGAGCAGCGGACCCGTCACTGGCGGTGATGGCAGGTCGCCTGACGCTGGAGCGACGGAGATCATCGTCGGTCGCGCGCCAGATTGTGGATTTGCAATCGATTCGCCGGCTATTTCCCGACGCCATGCGCGCATTTCCATCCGCGATGGGCGCGTCTGGATCGCGGATCTGAAAAGCACCAACGGAACCTCGGTCAATGGCCAGCGCATCACCAAGCCGGTGGCCTTGCAGCAAGGGGATAATGTCGCCTTCGGTAGCCTGGTGTTTCAGTTTACCGGTCAGGCACTGGAGCCGTGCGAGGAAGGCAACCGCATCCGGGTGGAGGTGGTCGGTCTGACGCGCGAGGTCAAAGATCGCAAGACCGGCAAGCCGCGCCGACTGCTCGACGGGATTGATCTGTGCATTGAGCCCGGCGAGTTCGTGGTGCTTTTTGGCACCAGTGGGTCTGGAAAATCTACCCTGCTGGACGCGCTCAATGGGCGACGGCCGGCGACTTCGGGCACTGTGACCTACAACGGGATTGATCTTTACTCGGCCTTTGACTTGTTTCGCTCGGGCATTGGCTATGTGCCGCAGCAGGACATTGTACATCGCAAGATTAAGGTCAACTCTGCGCTGCGCTACACCGCGCGACTGCGGTTGCCGCTGGATACCAGCCGAGCGGAAATCGACGACAACATCGAGCGGGTTCTAGATCGCGTCGGGCTACTGGAGAAGGCCGAACTGGCCGTGGATACGCCCGAGCCGCTAAGCGGTGGGCAATTGAAGCGGGTGAGCCTGGCTGTCGAGTTGGTTGCTAATCCGAATATCCTGTTCCTTGATGAGGTCACCAGCGGTCTCGATGCCGGAACCGACAAGCGAATGATGCGCTTGTTCGAGGGGCTGGCCGCCGATGGCAAGACGGTGGTCTGTGTGACCCATTCGCTTGAGAACATCGATGCCTGCCATCTAGTCGCACTCCTGCACGCTGGTTGTCTTGTGTACTATGGCCCCCCCGATCAAGCTGCGGCTTATTTTGGTGTCGAGCGTTTGTCGGATGTTTACGAACGGCTCGAAAATCAAGATGCCAAGGCGTGGGAGTCCCGTTTCCGTCAGTCCTCGCAATATCGGGACTATGTCACCAGCAGGCAGAAGCTCACCGGTTCGGATCAGGCGCCGATCAAAGCAAAGCAGCGGTCCGCGCGCCAGTCCGATGGTCTGCGTGGCTGGTTCGGGTTGCGCCAGGCCGTGACCCTGATGCGCCGCTACATCGATTTGCTGCTGTCAGATCGGCTCAATCTTGCGGTGTTACTGGTGCAGGCACCGCTCATCGCACTGGTCGTCGGGAGCGTGTTCAGTACCGAGGGCAGCCTGCCGGAGCGCGCCGCCGCCGAGAGCCAGATCGCTTTCGTGCTGGTGCTCTCGGCGATCTGGTTCGGCTGTATTAACTCCGCGCGCGAGATCGTCAAAGAACTGCCCGTCTATTTGCGCGAGCGCTCGGTCACGGTGCAAATCCCTGCCTATCTGCTCAGCAAGCTGTTGCCGCTCGCGGTGCTGTGCTTACTGCAATGTGCAAGTTTTCTGGCAATTGTCACCGGCATGATCGATTTCCCAGGATCATTTCTTGAGCGTCTGGCCGTGCTCTTTCTTGCCGGACTTGGCGCGAGCGCCATGGGCTTGGCCGTGAGCGCCCTGGTAAACAGCAACGACAAGGCCATCGCGGCCCTGCCGTTGCTGCTGATTCCCCAGTTTATTTTGTCCAATTCGGTGGTTGATCTCTCCGGTGTTACCGAGACCTTTGCCCAGATCGGCGTCATTGCCTACTGGGCTTTGGACGCGATGCGAGCTACCCTAAGCCCTGAGTTACTCGACTTGTCTGGTCAGAATGGCAAGCCGGTGATCGCCCTGGTGGCTGACTGGGCTTCGGGCCTGCAGGCGCTTGGGGCGCAGACGGTGGGTTTCTTGCTGCTGACGGTTTTTGCGCTCAAGCTGAAGGACCGGAAGCTCTAGCGGACCCTGATCCCCGCCCGATTTTCATTCCGAAACTAAAACCTCATTCGCCATGACGTCCGATACCTCCGCATCTGAAGCTGTCACCAAGCCCTTGGCGCAGACGACTGCCGACGTCGGTGAGTCCGTGCCTTGCCCGAAATGTCAGGCAATGAATGTCGTCAGTGAGTTGCCCGCGCGGGATTATCGCTGCGGCGACTGCGGATACGAGCTCGCGCATCTCGATATGACCATGCAAGGGACGGTGCGCGGCGTCATTGCCTGGGTGCGCTCGCCAGGTCAGGTTGTCAAAGAGCGTTACAAGGTCACCGGATTGCTTGGGCGCGGTGGTTTTGGCGTCACCTATCTGGTCGATGATCTGCTACTGGAGGGGAAACGGCGCGCGCTCAAGGAAGTCCCCGAAATCCTGTTCGATGAATACGAATCGCGCCTGCTCGGGCGTTTAAACCACCCCGCGATTCCGGATATCACGGACCGCTTCTCCGATGAGGGGATGAACTGTCTAGTGCTGGAGTTCGGCGGGAACCGAACACTGCGCAGCGAACAACAGCGCCGTGGCGGGCGGATTCCGCTTTTTGTCCTGCTGCCCTGGTTGCGGCAGTTGGGCGAGGCGATCATCTATCTGCATAACCAGGACCCGCCCATTATTCATCGCGATCTCAAGCCCGATAACATTCTGCTTGACGATCATGATCGGGTCATGTTGATCGACTTCGGAATTGCCAAAGAGTCGGTGGTTGACGGCACGACGCGCACACTCGGGCGTGCCGCAAGTCAGGGGTTCAGTCCGCCCGAACAGGTGCTTGGAACCGGAACCGACGAACGCTCCGATGTTTATAGTCTGGGGGCCATCGTCTACAACCTGCTGACGGGCACGATGCCGGCTGCGGCCTACGACCGGGTCACGGGCGCCTTGTTGGAGCCGATCACGCAGTTCTTGCCTGACATCCCGCCCGAGATTGACGCCGCCGTGCTCAAGGCACTTGAGCTCAACATCAATCTGCGTCATGGCTCGATCCCGGAGTTTCTGCAATGCCTGGACCCGGCCCGGTCTGGCGACACTGGCGCAGCGACCATCATGATCGACCCGTCCAACCCTGCGGGCGGGGCGGGCATGAACACCGGCAGCAGTACTTCCCCAAGTGCGCGCTTGCCGTCGCTGCGACTGCCGACTGGCCAGACAGCTGCCGGCCCGGTGCCGGTCGGCGACATTCAGCCGGGCTCGCGCAAGGGGCCATGGATTGCGGTCGCGGCCTTTTCCCTTTTTGCCGCAGCCATTGGCGGGTGGTGGTTTTCAGGCGCGCCGGGACTCGACTTGTTGCGGGACGAGCTTGCCTCCGGCGGCGATGACCCTGTGACTGACCCGGTAGAGCCTGTGACAGACCCGGTAGAGGAAGTGGCGGAGCCGAGCCCGCAATCGGCAGAAGAAAAGCCGCCAGAAGTGGCTGCGGAGAACCCGGGCGAGGCGGAGTTGCCGGATGCCGGCACGCCAGATGCCAAGGCTGCCGCAGCGGCTGCTGCTGCCGGGCTCGCGGTTTCTGGGGCCGGAGGCTCGACCAATGCAGCGGCGGCGTCTATCAATACTGGGGATGCTGGCAAAAAGCCTGCGACAACCGCTGCGGGGATTCCAACCTCAGCGGCAACTGCGGTTCCGTCCGGTCCTCTGCCAAGCATTTTCTCCGATGAACAGTCACCCGAGCAGTCCTCCAAGTCGCATCAGGCCAGTCGGCCAGCCGGTTCGCTCCTGGATATGTTCGATGAGCAGCGGGCCGACAAGGTCAAAGCTGCTGCGGCAGCGCAGCCCCAACAGGCGACTGCGCCGGTAAAAGCAGCGCCGCCGGTGACAGCAAAGCCCAAGCCCAAACCCAAACCTCGGGTGGTTGCCAAAAGGCCGCCGCCCAAGCGTGCAAGCCCGCCCCCAAGCAGTTCCTCTTCGAGCTGGGGGTTTAAGTATAAGGGCGCGGAAAAGCAGTATTAGGCAAAGAGCGGTCGGTTCGACCTGACGACCGCAGTTTCAATCCACCCACAGGCGATCGGGGGTATTTATGCGAACTCAGGCACTAAAGGTTTTTTTTCGAAAAGTATTCGGTGTTTCTTTTGTAGCACTCTGCGTCAGTGCCGGACTGATGGGGGCGCAAGCGACCTTTGCGCAGGGGGCAGGGTACGGATTTGCCGCTCCCGGCAGTTACGGATTAAAAATCTATCGCTCGGACTATTCGCTCTACCCCTTTGTTCAGGTCTATTTTCGCACCTTCGATGCGCAAATGCAGCCGCTCGTCAACTTAAACGAGCGTAACATCGGCGTGATGGTCAAGGGGCGTACCTATGACCCGATGAAACGGCAATACGGTGTTCAGTCCATCCGCCAGCGGGAAGAGGCGACCCGCAGCGTTCTGATTATCGATGCGAGTCAGTCAATGGCTGGTGCGCCCTTCGAGGAAACGCTCCGAGCCGCCATTCGCTACATCGAGAGCAAACGCCCGCAGGACGAGGTGGCAGTGTTGGCCATCCGCGATACCAAGGAAGGCTACGAGGTGGTTTCTCAGTTCGAGCGCGATGAAAGAGCACTTGCGCGGCGTATCGCCGATATTCGCGCCGATGGGATGAAAACTCGGCTCTACGATGCCGTGGGCGCCGCGCTGCAAATGTGTGGCATGGCCTCGCAGGGAAGTGTCATCGATTCCGCCAACTATGTGGTCTCCTGCTCCGTCGTGGTCTT includes the following:
- a CDS encoding serine/threonine protein kinase produces the protein MTSDTSASEAVTKPLAQTTADVGESVPCPKCQAMNVVSELPARDYRCGDCGYELAHLDMTMQGTVRGVIAWVRSPGQVVKERYKVTGLLGRGGFGVTYLVDDLLLEGKRRALKEVPEILFDEYESRLLGRLNHPAIPDITDRFSDEGMNCLVLEFGGNRTLRSEQQRRGGRIPLFVLLPWLRQLGEAIIYLHNQDPPIIHRDLKPDNILLDDHDRVMLIDFGIAKESVVDGTTRTLGRAASQGFSPPEQVLGTGTDERSDVYSLGAIVYNLLTGTMPAAAYDRVTGALLEPITQFLPDIPPEIDAAVLKALELNINLRHGSIPEFLQCLDPARSGDTGAATIMIDPSNPAGGAGMNTGSSTSPSARLPSLRLPTGQTAAGPVPVGDIQPGSRKGPWIAVAAFSLFAAAIGGWWFSGAPGLDLLRDELASGGDDPVTDPVEPVTDPVEEVAEPSPQSAEEKPPEVAAENPGEAELPDAGTPDAKAAAAAAAAGLAVSGAGGSTNAAAASINTGDAGKKPATTAAGIPTSAATAVPSGPLPSIFSDEQSPEQSSKSHQASRPAGSLLDMFDEQRADKVKAAAAAQPQQATAPVKAAPPVTAKPKPKPKPRVVAKRPPPKRASPPPSSSSSSWGFKYKGAEKQY
- a CDS encoding FHA domain-containing protein, whose translation is MDQRTLDLEFRTQRSAIGRVVLKPENDCLIGSGQDASLRLFDDSVADRHARLFWREEGLFVEPLQGASVRVNGDAITSAVPVGHGDWLMLGAISVQISCPQIEAGASSGPVTGGDGRSPDAGATEIIVGRAPDCGFAIDSPAISRRHARISIRDGRVWIADLKSTNGTSVNGQRITKPVALQQGDNVAFGSLVFQFTGQALEPCEEGNRIRVEVVGLTREVKDRKTGKPRRLLDGIDLCIEPGEFVVLFGTSGSGKSTLLDALNGRRPATSGTVTYNGIDLYSAFDLFRSGIGYVPQQDIVHRKIKVNSALRYTARLRLPLDTSRAEIDDNIERVLDRVGLLEKAELAVDTPEPLSGGQLKRVSLAVELVANPNILFLDEVTSGLDAGTDKRMMRLFEGLAADGKTVVCVTHSLENIDACHLVALLHAGCLVYYGPPDQAAAYFGVERLSDVYERLENQDAKAWESRFRQSSQYRDYVTSRQKLTGSDQAPIKAKQRSARQSDGLRGWFGLRQAVTLMRRYIDLLLSDRLNLAVLLVQAPLIALVVGSVFSTEGSLPERAAAESQIAFVLVLSAIWFGCINSAREIVKELPVYLRERSVTVQIPAYLLSKLLPLAVLCLLQCASFLAIVTGMIDFPGSFLERLAVLFLAGLGASAMGLAVSALVNSNDKAIAALPLLLIPQFILSNSVVDLSGVTETFAQIGVIAYWALDAMRATLSPELLDLSGQNGKPVIALVADWASGLQALGAQTVGFLLLTVFALKLKDRKL
- a CDS encoding vWA domain-containing protein is translated as MRTQALKVFFRKVFGVSFVALCVSAGLMGAQATFAQGAGYGFAAPGSYGLKIYRSDYSLYPFVQVYFRTFDAQMQPLVNLNERNIGVMVKGRTYDPMKRQYGVQSIRQREEATRSVLIIDASQSMAGAPFEETLRAAIRYIESKRPQDEVAVLAIRDTKEGYEVVSQFERDERALARRIADIRADGMKTRLYDAVGAALQMCGMASQGSVIDSANYVVSCSVVVFSDGKDEGSSVSRDELMTRISGMSIPVPIYSLAYSRIEPTYFKNLEALSKNSFGIYYLVGETTNRMQQVVEQIQNILQSDYVLTFRSYVPVDGEKHNLKLGVEYPSGSGKYVYDDTTFEAIQPPPIPAIDTAITSLNQKIPALPDGNPYWERPTTPVGTAE
- a CDS encoding HDOD domain-containing protein gives rise to the protein MTIESLVKSTGKLLAIPRVVGEVMRLLDNPDSAQAQIAKTLAQDPALVAMLLRLANSAAFSPSRTVDSVDRALALLGREQVRRLVITGAVTGAADRLPEQHLLPLEFFWRHSAYCAVIARLLAEETHRPLDGVVFLGGLLHDLGQLVLFSQAPEETQRAFLNSLSAPQAISPQTAEHDQLGFDHAELGGALAECWGLPPVLCDILRYHHDPAAAPEGSREAVALVHIANTGAHLAELDSRDWSDAPPIDPSVWPLLGIAADALLPVIEQAQYQVISVEALHDPELAD
- a CDS encoding OmpA family protein; translation: MSVISLSNRSAMAVEPDGDSHWLVVSDLMASLMMIFLFLALLHMVQLERSHQVETEVRVTAAELRQAIYLSLEEEFRADLPRWNAEFDRPTLTLRFREPEVLFDSNSARIKPEFEAILQDFLPRYVRQLEPFREVIREIRIEGHTSSEWGPDSSPLDAYFANMALSQQRTQEVLRYAYGLDAVQQAQWFRARVAAVGLSSSRLVRDDRGVEDAEASRRVEFSVLTNFEASLLAGRPLEQSATNAQGSSHPAE